From the Haladaptatus sp. DJG-WS-42 genome, the window ACTCGCCCGCGACGGCGCGTACACCGCCGCGAAGTTCCTCGAACTGCTCACAGACAGCACCGCGAGCGAGGTCGTAAAACGCTTCGAGGGCTACGAAAACATCCGGACGAAGATTCACTACGACTCGGACGCCGAGTACGACGCGATGCTGTACGCCGCAGAACAGCAGGCAGAGAAAGCGTCTGCGGAGCTTTCGACCATCGACGGCTTCCGTCTCGATTACGGCGATGCGTGGGTGCTCGTCCGACCGAGCGGCACGGAACCACTCATCCGCATCTACGCCGAAGCCCGCGGCATTCACCGCGCACAAGAGCTCGCAGACGGGATGTACGACGCGCTGATTGCGGCGAAAGCAGAAGCCACGGCAGACGAGAAAGAAGAAGCGGCTCAGTAAACCTCGTCCGGGTCGAACGCCTTTTCGCCGACCACCTCACCCGAGAGCGTGCGGTAAAAACAGGATTTGTAGCCCGTGTGGCACGCCCCGCCGCCGTCTTGCTGGACGAGGTAGAGCAGCGTGTCGCCGTCACAATCGACGCGAATCTCGGAGACGTGCTGGACGTGCCCGCTGGTTCCCCCCTTCTTCCAGAGTTCGTCGCGAGAGCGCGAGTAGTAGTGGGCGAGCCCGGTTTCGTCGGTTTTGGCGACAGCTTCTTCGGTGACGTAGGCGAGCATCAGCACCTCGCCGGTGTCGTCGTCCTGCGCGATGGCGGGGAGCAACTCGTTGTCGTCGAACGCGAGGTCAATCATAGTCGGGAGAAGGGAGGAAGTGGCTTTGAGTCTTTTCACGCGAGGCCAAGCGCCTGGAGCAACGAGTAGAGCACGTCGCCGTAGGTAAGCGCCACGAGCAGGCCGACGAACAGTGGGACGATGAACGGGACGCCCGGGGAAATCCACACCTCGTCTGCGTCCACGAGTAAATCGAGTCCCTCGCGCAGTTGGGCGGGCGTCGTGCCGTAGGCCGAGTGGTCGAT encodes:
- the hisI gene encoding phosphoribosyl-AMP cyclohydrolase, whose amino-acid sequence is MIDLAFDDNELLPAIAQDDDTGEVLMLAYVTEEAVAKTDETGLAHYYSRSRDELWKKGGTSGHVQHVSEIRVDCDGDTLLYLVQQDGGGACHTGYKSCFYRTLSGEVVGEKAFDPDEVY